One genomic region from Ignavibacteria bacterium encodes:
- the rsmG gene encoding 16S rRNA (guanine(527)-N(7))-methyltransferase RsmG — MCTTLFAEHKSIFEKNERTISREQFLQLEKYVSLLLEANKKVNLISRKDEGQVWENHILHSLSIYLMNKLENCSTLLDLGTGGGLPGIPIKIVCDNVSITLLDSTQKKIRVVSEIVKKLGLKQTNVACGRAEEFGKRSEFFGKYDVVVSRAVAPLNELIKLSKPFLKKRGTLLALKGGDLSEEIRKSNSMKLIELQVVNIELKGLEYLNDAEKKLVVVKFGRERG; from the coding sequence ATGTGTACTACATTGTTCGCTGAACACAAATCAATCTTTGAAAAGAACGAACGCACAATTTCTCGTGAACAATTTTTGCAATTAGAGAAATACGTTTCGCTCTTGCTTGAAGCAAATAAAAAAGTCAATTTGATTTCCCGAAAAGACGAAGGGCAAGTTTGGGAGAATCATATACTTCATTCGCTTTCGATTTATTTGATGAACAAATTGGAAAATTGTTCTACGCTTTTGGATTTGGGAACCGGTGGCGGTTTACCTGGAATTCCCATTAAAATAGTTTGTGATAATGTTTCAATTACATTGCTCGATTCAACTCAAAAGAAAATAAGAGTAGTTTCAGAAATTGTGAAAAAGTTGGGATTAAAACAAACTAACGTGGCTTGCGGTCGTGCTGAAGAATTTGGAAAAAGAAGTGAGTTTTTTGGCAAGTATGATGTTGTTGTCTCTCGTGCTGTTGCTCCGTTAAATGAGTTAATAAAGTTGTCGAAACCATTTTTGAAGAAAAGAGGAACGCTACTTGCCTTGAAAGGTGGGGACTTAAGTGAGGAAATTAGAAAAAGTAATTCAATGAAACTCATAGAGTTACAAGTAGTGAATATTGAATTGAAGGGCTTAGAATATTTGAACGATGCAGAAAAAAAATTGGTTGTTGTGAAGTTTGGAAGAGAACGCGGATAA